A single region of the Maylandia zebra isolate NMK-2024a linkage group LG17, Mzebra_GT3a, whole genome shotgun sequence genome encodes:
- the LOC101478779 gene encoding sodium- and chloride-dependent GABA transporter 2, giving the protein MKGDSVNAGLANYTSHASDLPPSEVKMEERGQWSNKLEFVLSVAGSIIGLGNMWRFPYLCYKNGGGAFLIPYLIFLFTCGVPVFLLEVALGQYTSEGGITCWRKISPLFEGLGYGTQVIVTLLNFYYIIVLAWGIFYLSFSFSWDLPWSSCNNTWNTENCVEFQRRNTSTDQMINPNTTSPVIEFWERRALRISPGIDQMGSLNGDLALCLFIAWVMCYFCIWKGVKSTGKVVYFTATFPYVMLIVLLIRGLTLPGAGIGIQFYLYPDLGRLADPQVWMDAGTQIFFSYAICLGSLTALGSYNKYNNNCYRDCLALCFLNSGTSFMAGFAIFSILGFMAYEQNVPISEVAESGPGLAFIAYPRAVSMMPLSPLWAALFFIMIVFLGLDSQFVCVESLVTAIVDMYPAVFRRKYRRELFLLGVVLVSFLMGLVMLMEGGMYVFQLFDYYAASGMCLLFMSIFETVCIAWVYGADRFYDNIEDMIGYRPGPYIKCCWLFFSPATCIGTFAFSLIKYTPLKYNNEYVYPWWGYVIGWLLALSSMVCIPLWMVYKISTTQGTLRERIQLLIRPSDDLPKTKREQERLLAIFAPEVDTTKTTNGYFPVSEADSNL; this is encoded by the exons CTGTCAGTCGCCGGCTCCATCATCGGCCTGGGCAACATGTGGCGGTTCCCTTATCTGTGCTACAAGAACGGGGGAG GTGCATTCCTCATCCCTTACCTGATCTTCCTGTTTACTTGTGGTGTTCCCGTCTTCCTCCTGGAGGTAGCACTGGGCCAGTACACCAGTGAGGGAGGCATTACCTGCTGGAGAAAGATCAGTCCTTTGTTTGAAG GTCTTGGCTATGGCACCCAAGTGATAGTGACTCTGCTGAACTTCTATTACATCATCGTTCTGGCTTGGGGGATTTTTTATCTGTCTTTCTCCTTCTCTTGGGACCTACCTTGGTCTTCCTGCAACAATACGTGGAATACAG AAAACTGTGTGGAGTTTCAGAGGAGAAACACCTCAACTGACCAAATGATCAACCCAAACACCACCTCTCCTGTCATTGAGTTCTGGGA GAGGAGAGCACTAAGGATTTCCCCAGGTATTGACCAAATGGGCTCGCTGAATGGGGACCTGGCCCTGTGTCTGTTCATCGCCTGGGTCATGTGCTACTTCTGCATCTGGAAGGGGGTGAAATCCACAGGAAAG GTGGTCTACTTCACTGCGACCTTCCCCTACGTGATGCTGATTGTGCTGTTGATCAGAGGACTCACCCTTCCTGGCGCTGGAATCGGCATCCAGTTCTACCTTTACCCTGATTTGGGGCGACTGGCAGATCCACAG GTGTGGATGGATGCTGGCACTCAGATCTTCTTCTCCTATGCCATCTGTCTGGGGTCGCTGACTGCTCTGGGCAGTtacaataaatataataataactgcTATAG AGACTGCCTGGCGCTGTGCTTTCTGAACAGTGGCACCAGCTTCATGGCAGGCTTTGCGATTTTCTCCATCCTGGGTTTCATGGCTTATGAGCAAAATGTTCCCATTTCAGAAGTGGCAGAATCTG GCCCTGGCCTGGCATTCATAGCTTACCCTCGTGCTGTGTCCATGATGCCCTTGTCTCCCTTGTGGGCGGCCCTCTTCTTCATCATGATTGTTTTTCTAGGGCTGGACAGTCAG TTTGTGTGCGTGGAGAGCCTTGTGACGGCCATCGTCGACATGTACCCAGCCGTGTTCCGTCGAAAGTACCGCCGGGAGCTCTTCCTGTTAGGCGTGGTCCTGGTCTCCTTCCTCATGGGCCTCGTCATGCTTATGGAG GGGGGCATGTATGTCTTTCAGCTCTTTGATTACTACGCAGCCAGCGGCATgtgtcttctcttcatgtccatctttGAGACAGTTTGCATTGCGTGGGTTTACG GCGCTGATCGCTTTTATGATAACATTGAGGATATGATTGGTTACCGGCCAGGACCGTATATCAAGTGCTGTTGGTTGTTCTTCTCCCCTGCCACGTGCATT GGCACCTTTGCATTCTCCCTCATTAAATACACTCCTCTGAAGTACAACAATGAGTATGTGTACCCGTGGTGGGGATATGTGATCGGCTGGCTGCTTGCTCTCTCCTCCATGGTCTGCATTCCACTTTGGATGGTGTATAAGATCAGCACCACCCAGGGGACACTCAGAGAG CGCATCCAGTTGCTCATCAGACCATCTGACGACTTACCTAAAACCAAGAGGGAGCAGGAGAGGTTACTGGCTATCTTTGCTCCAGAGGTAGACACCACCAAGACTACAAATGGCTACTTCCCCGTCTCTGAGGCGGACTCCAACTTGTGA